The Sphingomicrobium sp. genome has a window encoding:
- the wecB gene encoding UDP-N-acetylglucosamine 2-epimerase (non-hydrolyzing): MGTRPEAIKLEPLAKALAAAGLPPSIIFTGQHATLRAEDHGLEAFASIHLGCSGQRDPHRHVRAVTAAMLAKFAPRPDLVIVQGDTSTALGGALAAFTAGVPVAHVEAGLRTHDPQLPWPEEEYRVAIDAKAHLLFAPTAGSAANLRAEGVPGSIHETGNIGIDALLAAERRLPPLGLCERTKPRLLVTCHRRESWGEGLQSIAAAVVALTSDGGCDAQFILHPNPAVRARMEALLRDRSGIELLEPCAHLELLRLLRDADLVLSDSGGIQEEAPALGVPLLVLRDKTERPEGVASGNCRLVGTSTERIVGEARTLLRDPLVRAAMSRRALPYGDGRAAPRIAAIIREWLTAGSPAQAYVGALIEKMNAAKRW, encoded by the coding sequence ATCGGCACCAGGCCCGAGGCGATCAAGCTCGAGCCGCTCGCCAAGGCGTTGGCGGCCGCCGGCCTCCCGCCGTCGATCATCTTCACCGGCCAGCACGCAACGTTGCGGGCGGAAGATCATGGTCTCGAGGCGTTCGCGAGCATCCATCTCGGCTGCTCGGGCCAGCGGGACCCGCATCGTCATGTGCGCGCGGTCACGGCGGCAATGCTGGCGAAATTCGCGCCGCGCCCAGATCTCGTCATCGTCCAAGGCGACACCTCGACTGCTCTTGGCGGGGCCCTTGCGGCGTTCACAGCGGGCGTTCCGGTGGCGCATGTCGAGGCCGGACTTCGCACACACGACCCGCAGCTGCCTTGGCCTGAGGAAGAATATCGGGTTGCGATCGACGCTAAGGCGCACCTGCTGTTCGCCCCGACCGCCGGATCGGCCGCCAACCTCCGGGCTGAAGGCGTTCCGGGATCAATCCATGAAACCGGCAATATTGGGATCGACGCCCTGCTAGCCGCGGAAAGACGCCTGCCGCCGCTCGGCCTTTGCGAGCGCACGAAGCCGCGTCTTCTCGTCACCTGCCACCGCCGGGAAAGCTGGGGCGAGGGCCTGCAGTCGATCGCCGCGGCCGTGGTTGCCCTCACCTCGGACGGCGGCTGCGACGCACAGTTCATCCTTCACCCGAACCCCGCGGTTCGGGCGCGCATGGAGGCACTGCTTCGCGACCGCTCCGGAATCGAGCTCCTTGAGCCATGCGCCCATCTTGAGCTGCTCCGCCTCCTTCGCGATGCCGACCTGGTGCTCAGCGATTCCGGCGGCATCCAGGAGGAAGCGCCGGCGCTCGGCGTCCCCTTGCTGGTGCTTCGCGACAAGACCGAGCGGCCGGAAGGTGTCGCGTCGGGCAATTGCCGGCTTGTCGGCACCTCGACTGAGCGGATAGTCGGGGAAGCGCGCACGCTGCTCCGCGATCCGCTCGTCCGCGCCGCCATGAGCCGCCGCGCCCTCCCCTACGGCGACGGCCGAGCCGCGCCCCGCATAGCGGCGATCATTCGCGAATGGCTGACCGCCGGCAGTCCCGCCCAGGCCTATGTCGGAGCGTTGATCGAGAAAATGAATGCCGCGAAGCGGTGGTGA
- a CDS encoding ETC complex I subunit — translation MTVARISEQERKSTQSGRANAGKWVLEFERQEPLRPDPLTGWNGSGDTNPQVRLAFSTKEAAVAYCEKHGLHYHLVPAAPVRLKLQAYADNFR, via the coding sequence ATGACCGTAGCCCGCATTTCCGAGCAGGAGCGCAAGAGCACTCAGTCCGGCCGCGCCAATGCCGGCAAGTGGGTGCTCGAGTTCGAACGGCAGGAGCCGCTTCGCCCCGATCCGCTGACCGGCTGGAACGGGTCGGGCGATACCAACCCTCAAGTGCGGCTCGCCTTTTCGACGAAGGAAGCGGCGGTCGCCTACTGCGAGAAGCACGGGCTCCACTATCACCTCGTGCCCGCCGCGCCGGTGCGGCTGAAACTGCAGGCCTACGCCGACAACTTCCGCTGA
- a CDS encoding PadR family transcriptional regulator, producing MRQRDHSCGPRGRIHFSFPEGLMAMRGGRGWQGNWGPFHFDIGDGPGGGGRGRRGRRRMFESGELRLVLLKLIADQPRHGYDLIRAVEELTGGEYGPSPGVVYPTLTLLQDMGLIEEAEGEGARRPFQVTDAGRAHLEENQADVEELIGRLEELDPGERPTAGPAIGRAVKNLMTALSHRVGRDGLDDDLLHEIAAILDEAAQRIERVK from the coding sequence ATGCGACAAAGAGATCATAGCTGCGGGCCGCGCGGGCGCATCCACTTCAGCTTTCCGGAAGGGCTGATGGCCATGCGCGGCGGCCGCGGGTGGCAGGGAAATTGGGGTCCGTTCCACTTCGACATCGGCGACGGGCCGGGCGGCGGCGGACGTGGCCGGCGGGGCCGCCGCCGGATGTTCGAAAGCGGCGAGCTGCGGCTCGTGCTCCTCAAGCTGATCGCCGACCAGCCGCGCCACGGATACGACCTGATCCGCGCCGTCGAGGAGCTGACCGGCGGCGAATATGGGCCCAGCCCCGGCGTCGTTTACCCGACGCTGACGCTGCTCCAGGACATGGGGCTGATCGAGGAAGCGGAAGGGGAAGGCGCCCGGAGGCCCTTCCAGGTAACCGATGCCGGCCGCGCGCACCTCGAGGAAAATCAGGCTGACGTCGAGGAGTTGATTGGCCGCCTCGAAGAGCTCGATCCCGGAGAGCGGCCGACCGCGGGCCCGGCAATCGGACGGGCCGTGAAGAACCTGATGACCGCGCTCAGCCATCGCGTCGGTCGCGACGGGCTCGACGACGATCTGCTGCACGAGATTGCCGCGATCCTCGACGAGGCCGCGCAGCGGATCGAGCGCGTCAAGTAA
- a CDS encoding HAD-IA family hydrolase, producing MNRVAIFDCDGTLVDSGRTIYRALKTAFEENGLELPPPEVSSRIIGLSLNEAMAALLPDASAAQHVALAEDYKRAFWNLRAAGQVEEPLYEGVLDLLDALESDGWLLAVATGKSDRGLKHCLESHDIHARFVSLQTSDRHPSKPHRSMVDQAIADAGASPETSIVVGDTSFDMAMAVNAGARGIGAGWGYHPADELLAAGAVAVAQRPIEVLTLVKEHVDG from the coding sequence ATGAACCGCGTCGCCATCTTCGACTGCGACGGCACGCTCGTCGACAGCGGCCGCACCATCTACCGCGCTCTCAAGACCGCGTTCGAAGAAAATGGGCTGGAGCTTCCGCCGCCCGAGGTGTCCAGCCGGATCATCGGTCTCAGCCTCAACGAGGCGATGGCAGCCTTGCTGCCGGATGCGAGCGCGGCGCAGCACGTCGCTTTGGCCGAAGACTATAAACGGGCCTTCTGGAACCTGCGGGCAGCCGGGCAGGTGGAGGAGCCGCTTTACGAGGGCGTCCTCGACCTCCTCGATGCGCTGGAGAGCGACGGCTGGCTGCTGGCGGTGGCAACGGGCAAGTCGGATCGCGGGCTCAAGCATTGCCTTGAAAGCCACGACATCCACGCGCGCTTCGTGTCGCTGCAGACCAGCGACCGGCACCCGTCGAAACCCCACCGGTCGATGGTCGACCAGGCGATCGCGGATGCCGGCGCGTCGCCGGAGACAAGCATCGTCGTCGGCGACACCAGCTTCGACATGGCGATGGCGGTGAATGCCGGGGCCAGGGGCATCGGCGCCGGCTGGGGCTATCATCCGGCGGATGAATTGCTCGCGGCGGGCGCCGTTGCCGTCGCTCAGCGGCCGATCGAAGTGCTCACGCTGGTCAAGGAACATGTCGATGGCTGA
- the rarD gene encoding EamA family transporter RarD, translating to MNKPAEAAEAAAADRHARGGFALGLSAYALWGVLPFYFKALGGIPAVDIVAHRILWSLPVLAALLAVGSGWSNVRAALARPATLALLFVTAILIGANWLLYVYAVTSGHILAASFGYYLNPLANVLLGRFVLGERLSRMQWAAVAIAAAGISVLAAGALAQLWLSLSMCVSFALYGLIRKIVPTDAVTGLAIETTMLLPLAAAWLGWMAIFSHPVFGASWEDTALLLIAGVVSTTPLLLFTAAAKRLPYSTLGMLQFLAPTLQFLMAVLLYGEPFTTAHAIAFPAIWTALVLYVIALVRAPRLPQAPE from the coding sequence ATGAACAAGCCCGCCGAAGCAGCCGAAGCAGCCGCAGCCGACCGTCACGCCCGCGGCGGCTTTGCGCTCGGACTGAGCGCCTACGCTTTGTGGGGCGTGCTTCCGTTCTATTTCAAAGCGCTCGGCGGCATCCCGGCCGTCGACATCGTCGCTCATCGCATCCTGTGGTCCCTCCCGGTGCTTGCCGCTTTGCTTGCCGTTGGCTCAGGCTGGAGCAACGTGCGTGCCGCACTCGCTCGCCCGGCTACCCTGGCCCTGCTCTTCGTCACCGCTATCCTGATCGGGGCCAACTGGCTGCTTTACGTTTATGCGGTGACCAGCGGCCACATCCTGGCGGCAAGCTTCGGCTATTATCTGAACCCGCTCGCCAACGTGCTCCTCGGCCGCTTCGTGTTGGGTGAGAGACTTTCGCGCATGCAGTGGGCGGCCGTTGCGATCGCCGCGGCGGGCATCAGCGTCCTCGCCGCGGGCGCGCTTGCGCAGCTGTGGCTCAGCCTCTCGATGTGCGTCAGCTTCGCGCTGTACGGCCTGATTCGGAAGATCGTCCCGACCGATGCGGTCACCGGCCTCGCGATTGAAACGACAATGCTGCTTCCGCTCGCCGCCGCCTGGCTCGGCTGGATGGCCATATTCTCGCATCCGGTGTTCGGCGCCAGCTGGGAAGACACCGCCTTGCTGCTGATCGCCGGCGTGGTTTCCACGACCCCGCTTCTCCTGTTCACCGCGGCGGCCAAGCGCCTCCCTTATTCGACTTTGGGCATGCTCCAGTTCCTCGCGCCGACGCTCCAGTTCCTGATGGCCGTGCTTCTCTATGGCGAGCCCTTCACCACCGCTCACGCAATCGCTTTCCCGGCTATCTGGACCGCGCTCGTGCTGTACGTCATCGCGCTGGTCCGTGCGCCGCGCCTCCCGCAAGCGCCGGAGTGA
- a CDS encoding glycosyltransferase family 1 protein has protein sequence MQPSDLRVALFSGNYNYVRDGANQALNRLVGYLLRQGVHVRVYSPTVDEPAFPATGDLVSVPSVPIPGRGEYRLPLAIPSRLKRDLAAFNPNVVHVASPDIVSHRAISWARNHKVAAVASVHTRFETYLSYYRLQWLEPEVRAILRRFYSRCEVVLAPAESTAAILRDQRMNRDIEIWARGIDREQFNPGRRDIEWRRSLGLADGELAVAFLGRLVMEKGLDVFAEAIHSLAARGINHKVVVIGEGPARSWFEEQLPAAIFTGELTGAELAHALASTDVLLNPSVTETFGNVTLEAMACGLPVVAAEASGTTNIVRDGVTGTLVDEYEPDAFADALAAYAKDPDLRRRHGEAGLAFAETMDWDRINSAVIRAYKHAIVKRERLARITGR, from the coding sequence GTGCAGCCGAGCGACCTCCGCGTGGCCCTCTTTTCGGGCAATTACAATTATGTGCGCGACGGCGCCAACCAGGCGCTCAACCGCCTTGTCGGCTACCTGCTCCGCCAGGGCGTGCACGTCCGGGTTTATTCTCCGACGGTCGACGAGCCCGCATTCCCCGCGACGGGCGATCTCGTCAGCGTGCCGTCGGTCCCGATCCCCGGCCGCGGCGAGTACCGTCTTCCGCTCGCGATCCCGTCGCGACTGAAACGCGACCTTGCTGCGTTCAACCCGAACGTGGTTCATGTCGCCAGCCCGGATATCGTGTCGCACCGCGCAATCAGCTGGGCGCGCAACCACAAGGTTGCCGCGGTCGCCTCCGTCCACACGCGCTTCGAAACCTATCTGTCCTACTACCGACTGCAATGGCTGGAGCCCGAGGTTCGCGCGATCCTGCGCCGCTTCTACTCACGCTGCGAAGTGGTGCTGGCGCCGGCGGAATCGACCGCTGCCATCCTCCGCGACCAGCGGATGAACCGCGACATCGAAATCTGGGCGCGCGGCATCGACCGCGAGCAGTTCAATCCCGGCCGCCGGGACATAGAGTGGCGGCGCTCGCTCGGTCTTGCCGACGGCGAGCTGGCAGTCGCCTTCCTCGGTCGGCTGGTGATGGAAAAAGGCCTCGACGTGTTCGCGGAGGCGATCCACTCGCTCGCCGCGCGCGGGATCAACCACAAGGTCGTGGTCATCGGCGAAGGGCCTGCCCGCTCCTGGTTCGAGGAGCAGCTGCCGGCCGCAATATTCACCGGTGAGCTGACCGGAGCGGAGCTTGCGCATGCGCTGGCAAGCACCGACGTGCTGCTCAACCCGTCGGTGACGGAGACCTTCGGCAACGTCACGCTCGAAGCCATGGCCTGCGGGCTGCCGGTCGTCGCCGCCGAGGCGAGCGGAACCACGAACATTGTCCGCGACGGCGTCACCGGCACGCTCGTTGATGAATATGAGCCCGACGCCTTTGCGGATGCCCTGGCTGCTTATGCCAAGGATCCCGACCTTCGCCGCCGGCATGGCGAAGCAGGCCTCGCCTTTGCCGAAACCATGGATTGGGACAGGATCAATTCGGCGGTGATCCGCGCCTACAAGCACGCGATCGTCAAGCGCGAACGCCTTGCGCGGATCACCGGCCGCTAA
- a CDS encoding glutaredoxin, with protein sequence MTNHPTAVKKAVLYRMVMDHHVCPYGLKARDLLRRSGYEVEDHHLRTREETDAFKAEHGVATTPQVFIAGQRVGGYDDLRRFLGKRVADPKATSYTPVLVLFGLSALMAIAGTFAVDGQLFNRRTLQWFVAFGMTVLAMLKLQNIETFSTMFLNYDLLAKRWVPYGYVYAFAEAAAGILMIADVLHWLSSAIALFIGTIGAVSVIKAVYIDKRELKCACVGGSSNVPLGFISLTENLAMIAMAFWMVSM encoded by the coding sequence ATGACCAATCATCCGACCGCAGTGAAGAAGGCGGTCCTCTATCGCATGGTGATGGATCACCATGTCTGCCCGTACGGACTGAAGGCGCGCGACCTGCTGCGCCGATCCGGCTACGAAGTCGAAGACCATCATCTCCGCACGCGTGAGGAAACCGACGCGTTCAAGGCCGAGCACGGGGTCGCGACGACGCCCCAGGTGTTCATCGCCGGCCAGCGGGTCGGCGGCTATGACGACCTCCGCCGCTTCCTTGGCAAGCGCGTCGCCGATCCCAAGGCGACCAGCTACACGCCGGTGCTGGTGCTGTTCGGGCTCAGCGCGCTGATGGCGATCGCCGGCACCTTTGCGGTCGACGGACAGCTGTTCAATCGGCGGACGCTCCAGTGGTTCGTCGCCTTCGGCATGACCGTCTTGGCGATGCTCAAGCTCCAGAACATCGAGACTTTCTCGACCATGTTCCTGAACTACGACCTGCTCGCCAAGCGCTGGGTCCCGTACGGTTACGTCTACGCGTTCGCCGAAGCGGCCGCCGGCATCCTGATGATTGCCGACGTGCTTCACTGGCTGTCGTCGGCGATCGCCTTATTCATCGGGACGATCGGCGCAGTGTCCGTGATCAAGGCCGTCTACATCGACAAGCGCGAGCTCAAATGCGCGTGCGTCGGCGGATCGAGCAACGTGCCCTTGGGCTTCATCTCGCTGACGGAAAATCTGGCGATGATCGCCATGGCCTTCTGGATGGTGTCGATGTGA
- the gmk gene encoding guanylate kinase, with the protein MDLVDLPTRQRRGLLIVLSSPSGAGKTTISRMLLEADPEVSMSISATTRPMRPREQQNVDYHFVDDAEFDRLIRDQELVEWATVFGHRYGTPKAPVKAALKAGRDIMFDIDWQGARQLEPDFGEHLVTIFLLPPSMDELERRLRARGTDSAEVIADRMRRAADEISHWAEYEYVLVNDDMDRCLERVRAIVTAERAKRTSQAGLVGFVRDLIGPQH; encoded by the coding sequence ACCTTGTCGACCTGCCGACCCGCCAGCGCCGCGGGCTCCTGATCGTCCTCTCCTCGCCGTCTGGCGCGGGCAAGACCACCATCTCGCGGATGCTGCTCGAGGCCGACCCTGAAGTGTCGATGTCGATTTCAGCAACGACCCGCCCGATGCGCCCGCGCGAGCAGCAGAACGTCGACTATCATTTCGTCGACGACGCCGAGTTCGACCGCCTGATCAGGGACCAGGAATTGGTGGAATGGGCGACGGTGTTCGGACACCGCTACGGCACGCCCAAGGCGCCCGTGAAAGCGGCGCTGAAGGCCGGGCGCGACATCATGTTCGACATCGACTGGCAGGGCGCACGGCAGCTCGAGCCCGACTTCGGCGAGCATTTGGTCACCATCTTCCTGTTGCCGCCGTCGATGGACGAACTCGAGCGCCGGCTGCGAGCCCGCGGCACCGACTCGGCGGAAGTGATCGCCGACCGCATGCGCCGCGCCGCCGACGAGATCAGCCATTGGGCCGAATATGAATATGTGCTCGTGAATGACGACATGGACCGCTGCCTCGAGCGCGTCCGCGCGATCGTCACCGCAGAGCGGGCGAAACGAACGAGCCAGGCTGGACTAGTCGGCTTCGTGCGGGACCTGATCGGCCCCCAGCATTAG
- a CDS encoding DUF4893 domain-containing protein, translated as MRLSALVALALLAGCAGKKLPPGVSPSVEVGAPLKAEVWKSVATTQDENRLDRLGLAWQEALAEAKRSNPGEVRKEGKLLLPRGALAKPDPTPGSYNCRLITLGKATAKGRAFESFKPFFCYVEVESGQLTIVKQTGSQRPVGRLWEDDDETRMIFLGSLALGDEEQPLAYGDNPKRDMAGVVERIGAFRWRLVIPWPQATSKLQVFELTPVDFAQQPQ; from the coding sequence ATGAGGCTGAGCGCCCTGGTGGCGCTTGCACTCCTCGCAGGCTGCGCGGGTAAGAAGCTTCCGCCGGGCGTCAGTCCCAGCGTCGAGGTCGGCGCGCCGCTCAAGGCGGAAGTCTGGAAAAGCGTTGCGACCACGCAGGACGAGAACCGGCTCGATCGGCTTGGACTCGCCTGGCAGGAAGCGCTCGCCGAGGCGAAACGGAGCAATCCCGGCGAGGTTCGCAAGGAAGGAAAATTGCTCCTTCCGCGTGGCGCGCTGGCCAAGCCCGACCCAACGCCCGGCAGCTACAATTGCCGGCTGATCACGCTCGGCAAGGCGACCGCAAAGGGCAGGGCATTCGAAAGCTTCAAGCCCTTCTTCTGCTATGTCGAGGTCGAAAGCGGGCAGCTAACCATCGTCAAGCAGACCGGCAGCCAGCGCCCGGTCGGCCGTCTTTGGGAAGATGACGACGAAACGCGGATGATCTTCCTCGGCAGCCTTGCGCTCGGCGACGAGGAGCAGCCCCTTGCCTATGGCGACAATCCGAAGCGCGACATGGCCGGCGTCGTCGAGCGGATCGGCGCCTTCCGCTGGCGCCTCGTCATCCCGTGGCCGCAAGCCACATCGAAGCTCCAGGTTTTCGAGCTGACGCCGGTGGACTTCGCCCAGCAGCCCCAGTGA
- a CDS encoding DNA-deoxyinosine glycosylase, with protein sequence MSVKVGLPPIARSDARLFILGSLPGDASLNAQRYYAHLTNQFWRLLGNAIGEELHGLRYDERLAVLARRRIGLWDVIAAAKRPGSLDQAIREAEHNRVDHLLRDYPDLRAIAFNGTTAATAGRRLIGVPPSGLRLIDLPSSSAANTRPLAEKSSAWAVLSEYVAP encoded by the coding sequence TTGAGCGTCAAAGTGGGGTTGCCGCCGATCGCTCGGAGCGACGCGCGCCTGTTCATCCTCGGCAGCTTGCCGGGCGATGCCTCCCTCAACGCCCAGCGCTACTACGCGCATCTGACCAACCAGTTCTGGCGGCTCCTCGGCAATGCGATCGGGGAGGAACTTCACGGCCTTCGCTATGACGAGCGGCTGGCGGTGCTCGCCCGGCGCCGGATCGGCCTGTGGGACGTGATCGCCGCCGCCAAGCGGCCGGGCAGCCTCGACCAGGCGATCCGCGAAGCCGAGCACAACCGGGTGGACCATCTGCTCCGCGATTATCCGGACCTGCGCGCAATCGCCTTCAACGGGACGACGGCGGCCACTGCGGGGCGGCGCCTGATCGGCGTCCCGCCGAGCGGATTGCGGCTCATCGACCTCCCGTCTTCGAGCGCCGCGAACACCCGGCCGCTGGCCGAGAAATCCTCGGCGTGGGCGGTGCTCAGCGAATATGTCGCGCCATAG
- a CDS encoding ATP12 family protein — MKRFWKDVGVEREDGGWAVHLDGRPVRTPARAPLLAPTEGLAGAIADEWRGVEETVDPRAMPLTGLANAAIDRVAPDRDAFAAGLARYAEADLACYRAEGPRGLVSRQEESWDALLGWARRRYDIDFATTCGIVHVAQPSATVTRLSRAIGTLDGFRLAALSPLVTIGGSLVAALAVVEKAMSAEAAWEAVTVDDRWQLEQWGADAEAEAALENRRRDFMAAARFLELLD; from the coding sequence ATGAAGCGATTCTGGAAAGATGTCGGCGTTGAGCGTGAGGACGGCGGCTGGGCCGTTCACCTCGATGGCCGTCCTGTACGGACGCCCGCACGCGCGCCGTTGCTCGCGCCGACCGAGGGCTTGGCTGGAGCGATTGCCGACGAGTGGCGCGGTGTCGAGGAGACGGTCGATCCGCGCGCCATGCCGCTGACCGGCCTCGCCAATGCCGCCATCGACCGCGTGGCGCCGGACAGGGATGCGTTCGCTGCCGGGCTCGCGCGCTATGCCGAAGCCGATCTCGCCTGCTACCGGGCCGAAGGGCCGCGCGGACTCGTGAGCCGGCAGGAGGAAAGCTGGGACGCGCTGCTCGGCTGGGCTCGGCGGCGCTACGACATCGATTTCGCGACCACCTGCGGCATTGTCCACGTCGCGCAGCCGAGCGCGACGGTAACGCGGCTGAGTCGTGCCATCGGCACGCTCGACGGCTTTCGGCTGGCTGCGCTCTCGCCGCTGGTGACGATCGGCGGGTCGCTGGTCGCAGCGCTTGCCGTCGTCGAGAAAGCGATGAGCGCCGAAGCGGCGTGGGAAGCCGTCACGGTGGACGACCGCTGGCAGCTAGAACAATGGGGGGCGGACGCTGAGGCGGAAGCCGCGCTGGAAAACCGCCGCCGCGACTTCATGGCCGCAGCGAGGTTCCTTGAACTCCTTGATTAG
- a CDS encoding ribose-phosphate pyrophosphokinase, with the protein MSEAGLLADPAEVRAILIASARAGEAISYSEVLGLLGHAFTRPKMRALCKVLTYVDDEAEARGEPELAVLVVRQSDGLPGQGWWIGGAKKHDYKGLWEGPAAAKLIRKIQGRAFKYWAGREA; encoded by the coding sequence GTGAGCGAAGCAGGGCTGCTCGCCGACCCGGCCGAGGTGCGGGCAATCCTCATTGCCTCGGCGCGCGCCGGCGAGGCGATCAGCTATTCCGAAGTGCTCGGGCTACTCGGCCACGCATTCACGCGGCCCAAGATGCGGGCGCTGTGCAAGGTGCTCACCTATGTTGATGATGAAGCGGAAGCGCGCGGCGAGCCGGAGCTAGCGGTACTGGTCGTGCGCCAGTCCGACGGCCTGCCGGGGCAGGGCTGGTGGATCGGCGGCGCGAAGAAGCATGATTACAAGGGGCTGTGGGAAGGTCCCGCGGCCGCCAAGCTGATCCGCAAGATCCAGGGGCGGGCGTTCAAATATTGGGCGGGACGAGAGGCTTAG
- a CDS encoding RluA family pseudouridine synthase produces MSEGRTFTVSEDDDGIRLDRWFKRHMPDVSFNIVSRWARTGQLRVAGKRALPGDRLEAGQEIRVPPPEAQPARTARPQRQREVLTAEEEQLVRDMVIYRDRHAFVLNKPPGLATQGGTKTTQHLDRLLDGLADDEGARPKLVHRLDKDTSGALLVARSARAAAHFSRAFSGRTARKVYWALVVGDVSGEEGLIDAPLAKQPGTGGEKMHISEEHGLPAKTRWRVIDRAGNRTAWVELQPLTGRTHQLRAHMAAMGHPIVGDAKYGGQDAFLTGGVSRKLHLHARSIRIDAVEGGKIDVTADLPPHFAESLETLGFSQMTGDFMPLDQKPEPTREAKKRKAVAIAKDKRRERRGERRSRGAQPQSKSKPKRR; encoded by the coding sequence GTGAGCGAAGGACGCACTTTCACCGTCAGCGAGGACGACGACGGCATTCGCCTCGACCGCTGGTTCAAGCGGCACATGCCGGACGTCAGCTTCAACATCGTCTCGCGCTGGGCACGGACGGGGCAGTTGCGGGTGGCCGGCAAGCGGGCCCTGCCGGGCGACCGGCTCGAGGCCGGGCAGGAGATCCGGGTGCCGCCGCCCGAGGCGCAGCCCGCGCGAACGGCGCGTCCGCAGCGGCAGCGCGAAGTGCTGACGGCCGAGGAAGAGCAGCTCGTCCGCGACATGGTGATCTACCGCGACCGCCATGCTTTCGTGCTCAACAAGCCTCCGGGCCTTGCGACGCAGGGCGGCACCAAGACAACGCAGCACCTCGACCGACTGCTCGACGGGCTTGCCGACGATGAGGGCGCGCGGCCGAAGCTCGTGCACCGGCTCGACAAGGACACGTCCGGCGCCTTGCTGGTCGCCCGCAGCGCGCGTGCGGCGGCCCATTTCTCCCGAGCTTTTTCGGGGCGCACGGCGCGCAAGGTCTATTGGGCGCTGGTGGTCGGCGACGTGTCAGGGGAAGAGGGGCTGATCGATGCGCCGCTCGCCAAGCAGCCGGGCACCGGCGGCGAGAAGATGCACATCAGCGAGGAACATGGGCTGCCCGCCAAGACCCGCTGGCGCGTGATCGATCGCGCGGGCAACCGCACGGCTTGGGTCGAGCTGCAGCCGCTGACCGGCCGCACGCACCAGCTTCGCGCGCACATGGCGGCGATGGGCCACCCGATCGTGGGCGACGCCAAATATGGCGGCCAGGACGCGTTCCTGACCGGCGGCGTCAGCCGCAAGCTTCACCTCCATGCGCGGAGCATCCGCATCGATGCCGTCGAAGGCGGCAAGATCGACGTCACCGCCGACCTTCCACCCCATTTTGCAGAAAGTCTCGAGACTCTGGGTTTCAGCCAGATGACCGGCGACTTCATGCCCCTGGACCAGAAGCCGGAGCCGACGCGCGAGGCAAAGAAGCGCAAGGCGGTGGCCATCGCCAAGGACAAGAGGCGAGAGCGCCGGGGCGAGCGGCGCTCGCGTGGGGCTCAGCCACAATCGAAGTCGAAGCCGAAGCGGCGATGA